CTCACTTGCAACTTGTAGATATTTAGCCCGATTTACAAAATTATTTAATTCTATGACTTATTGTTACTTATATGACATTTGTATGTAGAACCAACCTTAGCCACTGCAGTCATCTGTTTTGTGCTCTCGTCCTGTCCGTGTTCGAGATGGATCCCGAAAGAAGAACAATACCCCCAAAACAGACCTAGACAGCTACCATACTTCCATCACCAAGACACTCACGACACCTTCAGTATACAGGAAAACCCGTTTAAAAGCATCACTTGACCTTATAGGAATTGACTATATCATACACTGTATTAAACCCTGAATTCTTTTAGCTTAATTCCAAAAAGACCCTTCAACAATTTATTCTCAGtaatgttgatgttttttttttctttcaggaaaATCAGCCGCACTCCCAACCACTGCAACGAGCGCCTCTGACAATCGTGAACCAACACGACCCTATCAGTGAAGACTACCTCAGGGGCCTAGCAGCGGAGTTAGGAGACGAGTGGAAAAAGGTACGAATACTATATTGCTATAGAAACCATATGCCTTTGAATACAGTCGTAGTTGCAGACTTCGCCTCCTCACGCCGGCCTGGTTATGTCGTTATGCGTTGTGTCCCTTGAATAAACGATTCGTCAACCTATTTCAGGTAATATCAGTATCTTATATTTCCTTTTTCCATATCGGTTTAAGGTTGGACATTACCTGAACGTCCGGCGAGTGCGGATACAAGCTATCCTGTCGAATTTCAAAGCAGCCTCGGACACACGCTCCCAAGCTGAGTATGAACACGACGAGATGAAGTATCAGATGTTGACCAACTGGGTGAAGAAAGTCCCCAGAGGAGTAGACAAGGTAAGGTATATTTCTTTTGGCCGggtctgttcggcaagccgctcgccgaacaggcatcttttttgtcctgtttggagagccgcttgccaaacagcactaaaatgccaccctgttcggccagccgggcttgccaaacaggtaaaaaatctaccctgtttggcgagctggagactttactttaatattaatgagtttggctctccattcaggacaagaaaaagtcgctgtttggtaagccggtttgccaagtagtcacttccataaaattattttcttttgccCAATTTAGTAATAATGGACATTGTTATCAAACTGTCCATCCGACAATGTTAGTTTCGTTTTCAACATCAAATCCGCAGaaactgtttttttcttcaaacccCATTGGGTTGGAAAGTTTACCGATTTCTATTACGATCCTGAGTGAGCTCTCCGTGCAGCAATCGTCTATGTGCGGACTGATGCATTAGCAATGCGTCCTTGGTGTATTGTTGAGAGCCGATTACTGCTCTAAGTCAAAGGGGCCATAGTTGCCGAGGTTTTAAATATTGATCATGCCGATCTACTGTCCTTGTGCGTATCATTCATGCTTCACGAGGAGACTGGAGGATTGATGTCCACCGGaggtaagtcggcatgaatcGTAATAAGATGTAGAAACCTTGATGTTAATGGGTTAATCATGCACCAACGTCTCTCTCCATTACAGGTTGGCCAGCTCAAGAAGGCCTTTGTTCGTGTTGGCAGGCGGGACCTGGCCGAGGACCTCTTAGACATGGAGAAAGACTTTTTGGAGGAGAAGCGGTTGGCCATCCAATCCCAAAGGAAGCTGAACCGTCCACAGTCCGGCCGGCGGAGTCTGACAGCATCATCAGTGTCGTAGTACTATGCCGGATTCGCAAATatctttggagaaaaaaattctcGATTTGTATCGTACAGGGTTGCATATTAAGTTCTTAATTCGTAGAAGTCGGGCAGTTGACGACTGATATCGCGTTACCTGTTGTCAGAAAGGCAATGATACATTGTCTTTTTGTGTCCAGGGAAAAGTAGCGTATTCTCAAGTTCAGTGGCTCGATTCTGCTTGAGAATAGTCTACAAACTGCTGATAACTGCTCGGCAAAGTTCTAATGGCATTCAAACTGCAAAACTTTCTTTTAAGGATTCGTGATTCGGTCAGTACTTGATTGATACGTGTATCTATAATACAATATACCTGTAAAAATAAGGTCAAAAATGTCATAATTGAGTATGTTGGTGCAGGAAAAAACcaattcattatacatgtattgtatgtttTACACACAAAGTATATCTTTATTCATCAAATGCAGCCCATTATCAAGTCTGAGAGAAAGAAAAATCTAAAATGCTTGTTCAGCAGTGGGAATGATCTATACAaattactagtacatgtagtagcaaAAAACCTTCGAGTAACCAGCTGGGTTCTCTTAGGATAAACTATATTCCGTCCATaactttatgcaagtatcaattcgtatcttgtacccccccccccctcctcaagggtacgacaccttatcaccctataacgacatcttaaggctcaagcatcacccttttttcaccaatgctactttttctttcgtcaagacatcaccatcaacaatatatcagttgtcaccatcatataaagtaaccggactaattttactgggtaaggctgtatgttcgacaagacatcgacacattagcatccttattctttccagcttcgccaaattttcactaaaggaaatataaacactactcaagcatcggcaaagattagtggtgatagcccaactacccttgaggggggggggggggggtacaagaaacgaattgatacttgcattagtcaTAAATAAAACAAGACTCATTTGTATTATAGCTCCTTAAAGTCTGGTTCCACTAGACAAATTTACCGCTTTTGGTCAGCGCAGCAACAGACCTGTGCTTAGCCTCAGAATACGCTCTGGAGCTAACTGTATTTTTTCCGCTAGGGTGAGCTGACTGTGAAATTGTTCCAGTGGAATCGGGCCTTATTTACATGTTCAATGATGCAGTATATACGCTTGGTATATTAACATACCAAAGCGTATTACAATGCACCTTGCACAGATGTTCCGTCCGAATCTAGATGCCAAATTTTGTAATTTATTTATGTATGTAATTATTGTAGCGTCTCTAGTGCAAGTTGTGATTCTGCGGACACAATGTGGTttcatcatatacatgtacatacatcatTCATCAAGTCCCGTAACTTATATTGGCCATTGTCGGTTTAGGCCATTTCGACCCCCATGGAAGGAGTTGCATGGGGTCAGTGCTATCGCCTTAGTGACCCTATGACGAGACTATAGCACAATGGGACATAATGCCCGGGTGTGAGCGGGCATTCTTTAAAGACAATAGgacgtgtattgggctaggttAGAATTCTTTTAACTAGCTGCGAAGTAAGGGACAATATAATATCATTCCAGAAGTTCTATTATCACAAGCAGAGCTCGGAAataaaaaatctttaaattttCGTGTGTGCACTGGAAGACTTCATCAGGAAGTGTCTTGGTTTTTGCTGATCGTCAATGTCGCTGACGTCATCCGGAGTGACATCGAAGATTAGTGATGATCACCTCATTTTCGGATGAAGCCTTCTCGTGTACAGACGAGAATTTGAAGAACCTTGATTTTCGAACTCTGGCGTTTTACTCTCGATGCTTTATTTCAATTGTATTAGTGGATTTAATGTACAAAGAGAGATTATTTTTATCCGTGGGAAATAAAGTGCAGTGATGGAAGAGTCTTGCCTGGTTATTCGTGTGCGTTTTTCGTGTCAACACTTTTAAAGATGGTCATTTTTCCAAATATCAACCAAACGACAGGCGGACCTGACGCCTCAATGTTCgaaaaaagaaattgacaatagGAAATTATAATTTTGTCATTTGAAATGGACAATGTGAAACTGATACGAGAGCTGTTGCGTCCTGTTTAACAGGGGCAATTGACAATGCATTTGAATTAGATGTCGGGACAGTTACAATTAGCATACTGTGGTGCGGGAAAGGCCGCCTCATTCTTCAGTGATCGTGACCACGGGGAAATGCTTCACTGTTCATGGCATTCTGGAGTGAAAAATCGCCTTTATTTCATACTTGCGGTTGCGATGACGTTGATGACTTCGGATGGCAAGGAAATATCACAATATTCAGCGGATAGGGAAGAAGTATACAATTGTTCCGATTTTTGGGATGACTGCAAGGCCGGGGATGGATGGTGAGTCCAAAGTTTACTTTGAAGTACGTTACAACCATCTTTTTCAGCCTTTGTTAAGAGTATACATTGACTACAGCATAAATCTTCCTATGAAAAAACAACGCACGAAACTATCTTATGATTAATATCTACTTGTTTACTCGCTCctgataatatatatatatacacaaaACTTTATTAAGGATGATATAAGCTAATATATACTGGAATTGGTCCCTTCCCAAATATGCCGCATGCAGCACATCCCGCATGCAGACCCACGCACGGCCCTCATCACGTACTCCTGTCCAATCCCAGTATCCATTATACAACCCATCGATAGATCGCGCTGAGCCATCGACCGATGCTTGCGCAAACGACAGATCCATAGATGGCGCTGCACGATCGATCGATAGCGCAAATCGGTCGACAGCGCCTAACACCTGTACCACCAACaaacatctttacaatagatcttcacggtcaaAGACgacagacattgggtgatatgaataaagacgagcaaatgcttttttctaaaactccacgtacatttacactaggcctttctgtacaaaattgaagtaaaagcattcactagtctttattcatatcacccaatgcctCGCAAGCTCATTGGCTGGTGTTTTTACCGTTAAGACCTATTGTCAAGATGGTTTTGTTTCCCGACACTATGTGGTACAGTTGTATCTGGTAAAGGATCTAGTCTGAAGATTTCTGTTCACATTTCTGTACCATTGGCTTCAATCCGCTCCTTCAGTGCCACTACATATGAGCGGAATTCCTACCCTGTATGACGTTATCATTATATTTCTACTGCTTTTTGATAGCCAAATATTTTGAGACCATTTCTCACCCCTTGTCCGCATATCGGTACATAAATTGGCACCCCAACAAACCACTGACCCGCAGAGCGGTACATTGCACTTATACACTTTTCTTCATCACTGTAAAAACGTACAGTAGCATACCTGCTAGAAGAAGAACCCATCCCTCTTACTTGattattagtacatgtactcttaAGGAATTGCTTATCGAAGGGTACAGTATATTCTGATCACAGCTGTGTTTTTTCATGCCAGTCACGTGATGGAAAAGTCATTTTTTCACAAACCTGGCCAAACTGTCCGTCAAATGGCTCACACGCCCCGACTCGGAGAGTTGAATGATATTCACAGATAGATGATGCTCTGGCCAGGCTCCTGTAAAATTGTTCTGCTGCTGGCAATCCCAGCTAACTTAAACACTGTGACTCATACTGAGTATATTATTCCATGAAGACAACATATATTGTATCTTCCGGACCTTTTCGTATTTGATCACTCCAGATATTTGCTATATTCCGTTTCCTCGTATGCGCTATGAGCACTCAGATGTTGTTAAAAGACAGTTATTCCGTTGAAATGATCTTTcccataagaatatcatgaaGTGGTTAATCCTCAGAAGTTCAGATATAGATATGTTTTTGAGAGAAGCGGGACTGACGAGGACAGAGTTAAATTTCTCCTCGCTGTGAATGACGTAAggtcaatgaaaaaaaattaattcacGGTGGTGTATAAGGAGGGGGGCTATCAGTCGGTGCGGGTTGATTACCAGAAGGCGATGGTCGTACACTTTCTTCATAACTTGGGGGCCGGGGAACGAAAGGTGGCGCTGATGGTTGAACTGCTGTTGATATATACGCGGGCACTCCCGCCGTTGATGGGCCTGGTCCGGCGGGATAGCCGTACTCCTCGAGAGGTTCGTAATCTCCAGTACTTTGTGTGGTGTGGACTGGGACCATGCTTGGTATGCTAGACGTCCGCTGTGGGATCACAATAATGCGTCTGAAACCGAAAACACAGTTATAGAATCGAGTACGGTTTGTCATAACTATACCTCAGTAATTAGGAACTATTATTTCAACCATATCAACTTCCATCAAGGAGAGTTTTCCCTATCTAAACTTGATCGCTTATACAAAACATGGTCAACTTTACCCCACCGACCCATTCTACCCAAAGAGCTTATTTTGACCAAACCTTCTATAAAACTTAACTTGATGGGTCTTACTCTTCCTTGTCCTAGTCCGGGTCATCTTTACCATGGTTTTTCCAGCATCCATTGTTCAGTAGCACATACAAGGTCCATATTTACCCGCCAGTCCATCTTACCCCACCGACCCATTTTGCCCCAAATAGCCCATCTTTCTCCAACCTAATCTATACAACCTACCTTGATGGTacttcctcctcctcgtcccAATCCGGGTCATCTTTCCCGTGATTTCTGCAGCATGCCTTGTAGCACAAACATATTATCAAGATGAATAAACAAACTGCTGCGGCGATAAACAGGTAGTGGGTTACGGAAAGCCGGGTCGTTCTGGAAAATAATTTTTAGTTAGGTCTATTGTCAGTTTAGGCCCTGCCATCGGCAGTTTATCAGAGAGGCATTATATTCAACTGGACTATCACCCCAATACCCATCCTCCTTGGGCACCAGGAGCGCCAATCCTTTTGGCTTGGTGTTATGTCCGTTAAAGCAGTACCtacaatctccaagcctcgccatTGGTAGTGGATGCTTATTGATACTCGCACCGTTTACTGACTCTGCTCCAAATTAGCCTACATACTTTATCTACGGAGCAAATGctatcctctcattgggagattgctgTATACCTACTGTAGATATACTCCGGCAGAAACTTCATGTACCATATCAAATATCAGGGAACTTCCGCTCTAGTGGTGCCGCCTGTTGTTTGATCACAGAACTGTCGCATGGTGGTAATGCGCATGCGTTGGCATTAGTTCATGGTGATCGAAGAACTGAAATAGGGACAAAATATCGTGCTTCAGAATAAAAACAACAGTCAAAATATCATACTATTAAAATTAAGAGCTACGGTACACGTTTGACATGGAACTCAAAGCAAGACAAATGAAATCACACTGGTCAAAGTCAGGTCATCATTACCACCTGCATGGCCATGCGTGCAAGTTTTAGGTACATCGCCGGGTAGCGTTGACACCATCACCATccaatgattgtctcttagCAGAGAGCCTCTCTGATACCTGTCAGATAATCTACGGATTTAACTATATTTTGAGTTGGTTTTCACTGACTCAAAAGCAGTATGTTTATGTATTGAGTAAAAGCTCAATTGTTATTCATAACATTTATCAACCATATGTTGTGTTGTTGTGCATAACAGGTGTCGCGAAACACTTAAATGGGACGTTTTCGATCCATCTATGGATTCTGTGTTGATATAGTGGTCATGGTGTGCATTGTACATGCTGGGATCTAAAAGGGACAATTTAGACGTGGGGATTAGGTGGTTGGATGATGATACCCCTAATTGCCACTATGCGCCGGCACATTTTGTGTCAAAGAATGCTAGTACTCGAGCAAGGAGGCCTGAGGGTACATTCTGTTTTTTGAATCAACAGCAATAGAAAGATATTTTCTACAGCTGAAGCAGTGAGCTAGACTTGCTAAATGGTTACTTTGGTTACAAGGAAAATGAACCAGTTGAACCAATGAACCACCCAACTTTTTGTGTAGGATTTTACCTCATGAGCGCACCGGCATGCGAAAATAGCAGCTCAACAACCCCTCCCCATCGACTGACAATCCTCCCTCTCCTCATCTTCTCGACTGATACTCGACTCGTTTGAGCTCTTATTCTTAGGTGCCTGTAGGAGAGCATACTGAGGAAGCTGTCACGAGTGCGGGGTGCAATGTATTCAGCAAACGCGTATACACAACATGTGGCATCAATATAACACAGGAAGTGCCTCTTCATTTTCCACTCAAGAATCTCATATTCTCACAAAAAATAGCAACTAAAACAACAAGAAAGTCTTTCACTTACCttaaacaaaaaataaacaaaaaaaaacaaaagcaACAAATGAAAGGGAATGTTCCAGAGATGTGTTATTCAGCCTAATCCTATGATGGCCGACTTGGGTGACTAATGGAGTAAAATCCTAAAATCAGCATCATATTAATTCATATAACTGCGCACGCAGTGAATAATGCATTAGCTGTGTATAGAAGCCATGCACAGGCCTATTTCGAGAAGCCTATTTGCATACCCCGGCAGATGGTGAAACTGTTTGGTAATGTTCTTGCGAAACTGGTATGCGCATTGGGTCTGCAGTCAGCGTTGCCAGTGCTTGGTGCGACATCTGGTGAAGCCTGTAGGAACGCGGGCTTTACATCATGTTAAAGGCAGAGAAGGGCGAAGATTTGAAAGGTGATTCCCCTGATCGCCAACATGCGTTGTCACTTGTAGCTTCTCGCGCAGGAACACGGGGTTTACTTCATGTGAAGGCAGAGAAGGGTGCGAGAATTAGGTAGTGACCTGATCGCCAATATGCGTGGCCACTTTTAACATCACTTGCTGGTGATCTGTCAACAAATGCGGAAGGTACCGGCTCCCGCCATAAAAAATGCATTTCCTTGGTTTTAAAGCGTGcgaattgctttaggatttcagaTTTTGGCCATGCCACAATTGTAGtgctatggtcaacccttaaaactAAATACTAGTAACATTCTtctgctagtttgtcacgtttCTAATTTATTAACATGGTAGAACTATTGAGTTGATCATTCCTCTTGGAACAACTAGCCCTAATGTCGTTAGCTTCCAAGTATATATAGACTAGACGTCACGCCCCATTGGGGCCTGTGCTGACAAACGGGCCTTTCTCACCCGATGAGCTCACATGAATATCAATGAGTATATCACGAAAAGACTAGCGTTCAACAAAGAATATCCTATCGCATCAAATAGTATTCGTATTTAAATAAGACATTTTGGCCAGTAggtataggcctattttgaatGGTATCTTCAAACGAAATGCCAGAGGTAAAGTCCATCATGCATTAGACGATATACGTATAGTAAACATGTTTATGAAAATGTGGAAGACTTTCATTGATGTGTTGGAACCTTTTTTGGTGGTGATTTCTTGGTAGTTCTGATTTAGGAACAACTTTGCGGGAGCTGGAGTCAAAAGACCGAAGTTGGCACTGTATAAGGCCATTAACGATCGTTGTTACGCAGAGACCTGATCTATGGACCAAGAGCAGAGGAAATATCAACCACATACAAGGTGTTATTCTTGAAATAAgtggatgatgatgttattcttTGTGGATGACTTCGACGTAGATAACCTTTCCGAACCTTCATGCCGATAGGGTTTGGCAGGATCAAGAAGACAAAGTTGCCACTTTGAGGTCAACAGTGCATATGTAGACGAAATTACCACGGAAATAAGTGTATAGGATGTTGATGTACTTTTTGTGTGGGGGACTTTTATGTAGATGACACGTTGAAACCTTAAATGGATGACTACCTTCGGTCTACAAGCAGAATTGCAATAGGTGGAATATAACAAAAAGGTAAGCAATTTAAAatagtgataacaataatggtgtTTAGCGCTTCACTGACCAGGTCTTGTACCAAAGCACCCCAAAGTAACTGTCACCATGGTTACTTTTATAAGCCTCCACCGAGGCACTCGGAGGTATCAAGTGGCTGTCATAATTTCAGCGCTCAGGTAGTAATTTGAGGCATAGATAGACCCATGGATTGAGAGTCGAACACCATCACCAGTCAGCCAGCGTGTTCCACTTGTTCAGCTTCTAGACAATACCTTAACGTTTCAAGACTGTTTTCTCAAAGTTACGGTAATAGTTGTCATATTGTGAGAAATTCGCAACTGAATGACCAACAGCTTCATGTGCATTTCCTCGAGTATACATGCTGCCAAAATGTGCTCAATCCAGCATGCAATGATGTTAGCTCGTAAAGGCTGATTACCGAGGAGGTAATCTGAATGACATCTTCATCAAATCCCCCCTGTATTACAAGTTCATTTGTTTTTCAGAAGGTAATCATGCCAGTGCCACTCCAAGGCCAAGGTCATCCATCGACCCCAAGGACACCAGGTCAAGGTTATGGAAATCTACCATTGTATGAAGAAACACTTCAGCTGCAGCCGACGAACCTACCCGGAGCCGTGTATAGGGACCCGTACACGCCACTCGACATCCCCGGACCTCCTCCATCATACTACAGCGTCTTTCCTGAATCGTCTGCCTCAAACCCGGTACCACCTGTCGAAATCCCACCTGTAGACCACGAGACAGCAGTTCCACCTTACCCGGGAACCCCTCCGGGGCAAATCTCGGAGCATGTTTCCGGACTGATGGGACACCCGCCGGCCTACACGTATATGTCAGATCCGGGCCACCACATCCCACCCTATCCTCTCACTCCTACTGCACATGTTCCAGCATACGCAACGGCTGTGGCAAACTATTCAAACTCGGTGCACCCGTTGTCAAGAAGATTTCCTATTGCCAATCCCGCGAAACCTCACCAGATCTCGCCAGCAGAAAGTGACTCTGACCTGAGCTCAATTACGGAGGATACTACACCAAGAGTTACTGATGTAGATGGATATTTGCTCCGGCGACGCCGAGAACCTCAGGAGCTCCCACCCTTGCCTGTCATAGTTCAGAAGCTCATCCGAGTGGGGACGCTTTTCTCCTTTGGACTCGTCATAATAGGTGGTTTGGAAATTAGGTACGAGACTCATGTTCGCGTAATCGGTGCCGGCATCTGGTGTGGCTTGTGCGCACTAATAGCCCTGGTGGCCTGCCACGACCCCAGGAAACGTTACCGAGACGACACGCGGATAACCTCATACGTCATATTCAACCTAATCGCCATCTTTGCCGGCATGTTTGTTATTGGGTGGTACGGATTCGGTCTAGCTCTAGCGAATTCATACAACAAAAACTGTAGGTTTGAAGGCGAAGAAATCTCCAACTGTTCTGCCGTTGATAAAGATTGGATACCTCGAAACACCGCTGAGTTAAGAGCCCGGTTTATTCTGCAATCTTTTGGCATATTTTTATcttttatgattgtttttatCCTCATTGCCAATTGGCACAAAACAAAACATCTGCCGGGATTGGTTCAACCTTTCAATGCCAACATGTCTACAAGGCCTTCGACcgcataatgatgatgatgatgatggaaattGGTCAACCCGACCTGTAAGACTGCCGCGGTTAAGACTGGTTTGACCAGAGGAGTCTCATTGGACGCCATAACTTAGTGTGCACGTGCGCATACTGTATGGCCTGATCATACGCGTAGGTGTTGTATCGTGTCGTATCGTATCGTATCGTATTGTATTGTATCGCAGCATATTAGAGGAGACAATACTGTAACAAACACATGTATTTGGATAAAGGAATATGTAAGAACATTAGAGGCCATAGCTTGAAACTGAAAAAGGTCAATGCaacaaatcaaatcatttcgtTCATTTGCCCTTGT
Above is a genomic segment from Lineus longissimus chromosome 14, tnLinLong1.2, whole genome shotgun sequence containing:
- the LOC135498729 gene encoding uncharacterized protein LOC135498729, with translation MPVPLQGQGHPSTPRTPGQGYGNLPLYEETLQLQPTNLPGAVYRDPYTPLDIPGPPPSYYSVFPESSASNPVPPVEIPPVDHETAVPPYPGTPPGQISEHVSGLMGHPPAYTYMSDPGHHIPPYPLTPTAHVPAYATAVANYSNSVHPLSRRFPIANPAKPHQISPAESDSDLSSITEDTTPRVTDVDGYLLRRRREPQELPPLPVIVQKLIRVGTLFSFGLVIIGGLEIRYETHVRVIGAGIWCGLCALIALVACHDPRKRYRDDTRITSYVIFNLIAIFAGMFVIGWYGFGLALANSYNKNCRFEGEEISNCSAVDKDWIPRNTAELRARFILQSFGIFLSFMIVFILIANWHKTKHLPGLVQPFNANMSTRPSTA